The following proteins come from a genomic window of Ictalurus furcatus strain D&B chromosome 26, Billie_1.0, whole genome shotgun sequence:
- the sp6 gene encoding transcription factor Sp6, protein MAHPYEPWLRAAPPGGPEEVGMSGWWDLHGGAAGGWMDLQGSQGLGGGGGAMAQGGSMGLQPTVSTYNPEAQMCCLPSSPHAGPLYPPDGFKMEPMAPDMLHTPHHATSFSLEDSQEGASGSARPKSQRRSGTRAPGQTACRCPNCLSAESLGTSNDSDDANKRKHLHNCHIPGCGKAYVKTSHLKAHLRWHSGDRPFVCNWLFCGKRFTRSDELQRHLQTHTGAKRFSCSVCPRVFMRSDHLTKHMRVHEEQGGTENSSPASIGDGALTSAPPAVAAPSMCLKSETSASGDETPANST, encoded by the coding sequence atgGCACACCCGTATGAGCCGTGGCTGCGTGCGGCGCCCCCTGGAGGCCCAGAGGAGGTGGGCATGTCTGGTTGGTGGGATCTACACGGTGGAGCTGCAGGAGGCTGGATGGACCTGCAGGGATCACAAGGGCTCGGGGGCGGGGGCGGGGCCATGGCTCAGGGTGGGTCCATGGGTCTGCAGCCAACCGTCAGCACCTACAACCCTGAGGCTCAGATGTGCTGCCTGCCCTCCTCACCCCATGCTGGTCCACTTTACCCACCTGATGGCTTTAAAATGGAGCCAATGGCACCGGACATGCTGCATACTCCACATCATGCCACCTCCTTTTCCCTGGAGGACTCGCAGGAGGGAGCGAGCGGATCGGCACGGCCCAAATCGCAGCGCCGATCTGGAACCAGAGCTCCGGGTCAAACAGCCTGTCGCTGCCCGAACTGCCTGAGTGCAGAGTCTCTAGGAACCAGCAATGACAGCGATGATGCCAACAAGCGCAAACACCTGCACAACTGCCACATCCCGGGCTGTGGGAAGGCCTATGTGAAAACGTCGCACCTGAAAGCTCACCTACGCTGGCACAGCGGCGACCGGCCCTTCGTCTGCAACTGGCTGTTCTGTGGGAAACGCTTCACGCGCTCTGACGAGCTGCAGCGCCACCTGCAGACGCACACCGGCGCCAAGCGTTTCAGCTGCAGCGTTTGTCCACGTGTCTTCATGCGCTCAGACCACCTGACCAAGCACATGCGTGTTCACGAGGAGCAGGGAGGCACAGAAAACTCCTCACCTGCCTCCATCGGTGACGGAGCTCTAACCTCTGCTCCACCCGCTGTGGCAGCACCAAGCATGTGTCTGAAGAGCGAAACCAGTGCTAGCGGAGATGAGACACCAGCAAATAGCACCTAA